GGAACAGTGAGAACTTCCATTTATTAACTCCTTATGCACCATGATCTGTGCATACACAATCTCACTTGAGTCCTCCTTCCAGTAGCTCCATGTGGTGGGCACAATGGTCATGCCCATCATACAGATGGATAAACAGAGGCCGGACAATGGCATCAGTTGTCCAAGGACACATGGCTAGTGAATAGAGAAGCAAGATTCACACCCTGTCTCCCTGGCTCTTGACCTCAAATTCTTCACACAGCTCCTTTCTGCCCCTGACATACAGTTTAAAATGAAGTTGACATTCACATCAAGTaactaaccattttaaagtgtataatttagtGGTATTTAGTTCATTCGCAATGTTGAGCACTCACCATCACTAGTGCCAAACATTTTCATGACTCCAGAAGAAAACCCCGTCCCCGTCAGTCCTCATTCCCCATTCTCCTTTCTGCTCCATCCCTGGCAACACCCATCTGCTCTCAGTCCttctggatttgcctgttctgcaTATTTCATACAAACAGATCATGAAATGTGTGCTCTTTagtgtctgacttctttctcttAGTGTGATGTTTTCGAGGTACATCCATGTTGGGGACCATGGTTATACACAGCGGAGTCCTCCCTCATCCtcatcttcctgcctctccccaccttttCCTTCTATGATGGACCCCTACGCCCACTGCCCCCTGAGCTGTGCAGCTCTACACTGGGACCTTGGATTCCCCGATACTCCCTTTCATAACCCCTGAGACTCAAATAAACACCCAAAGCCTGGCATCCCTGGGTCAGGTGGTGATCCATGCCTTTTTACGTGGGACCCATTTATTACCAGGTCACTGGTGATCTTTTCAGAAGGTGAGAATGGCTCCTTCACCTCAATGCCTGTTCCATGAAGGAAAACTTGTCTTGTTTATCACTCTGCTCTCAGCACCTGGAGCAGTGTGTGGCATGTGACAGGTGTTCAAAATATTTGCcgaggagtgaatgaatgaatgagtcagaaAACCCCCAAACCTAGGCAACATGGAGTTAGGACTCCCCATCAGACCACGTCTCTTTCGCATACCTCAGTCTGCACAGACGCCCAGATAAATCCCCACTCTCCGTGGGCTCAGGATGCCTCAATTCTGCTGGCCAGctcatcccagcccctcctgacGCAATGTCACTCTCTGTCAAAACTGGCTGAAAGCCACCCTTGCAATGCAATCAGCCCAAACCCAGCCTCCGCATATTTCTCCAGCTGACACCACCTCCCTTCCTGGCGGGACATGCTCCCTGCTTAAGGGCTGTGACCACTAAGATATCTCCAGCCAGTCAGGGGTCCGTAGGACGCTGGCTTGGGGTCCATCTGATGTGCTAAATTTCCTGACCTCTGCAAGgcctgctgccctgggctccctgtTGCCTCTGGAGACTCAGCAGGAGCTCCGCTGAGGTAGGTTTCTGACACAACCTCCACCAAGccacaggaaaataaacaaacaaacaacagagcAGCCTACCTTTTAAGAAGGGCAGCAAGGCGGAAGGCAGGCGAAGGGAGGACCATGGCGCTTTCTGTCATCCTGTTTCTCATCCTCATTGGCCTCCTGCTCCTCTGGGGCCACCGCAGCTCCCAGGCCGCCTCCCTCCCGGACCATGGCCTCTGCCCTTCCTGGgaaacattttgcaaatgagcCACAAGGGCCTTCTGAAGGCCTTACTGGCGGTGAGATGGAAGAGGGGGTggaaggcaggaggtgggggcgtCGTAAACAGCTCACAGGCAGCAAGGGAGCCGGGGCTCAGTTACCGCTGGGGTTTCACAGCCCCTCTGGGGACTGTCTTCTTCCACTTCTTCAGCCACCATCTGGTCCTGCGTGCCCTCTAGAGAAGCTTGTAAGTGTTCCCATGAGAAGGAATGGAGGCCAGGTTGACTGGAGAGAGAAATTCTGATAGACTCGAGACTCTGAACTGCAGCCTGCgtgggatgggagggagaggtCCTAGAGCCGGGACGTGAGGAGTCTCTGGAATTCTTAAATCCAAAGCTGGGAGGGTTCCTGGAAAAGCCAAGAGAGGAGGATGCTTGGGGTGAGGGGGTAGGTGTGAAGCTTGGAGGGGACCACAGACTTCAAGTCTCTGTTCTTCCCAATGGGGCTGCAGCTGGCAGGTTAAGATACGGTGGAAGGTGTGACAAGGTGTGAGCATGGACACCCTTCTCTAGGGTCAGAGAGTGATCTAGACTCTTCCAACAGCTGTGGGAGAGATATGAGAATGTCTTCACCATCTACATGGAGTCACGGCTGGTCGTCATCCTGTGGGGGTACGAGGCAGTGAGGGAGGCCCTGGTGGATGGCGCTGAGGCTTTCTCAGGCTGAGGGCACATCACTGTCCTTGAGCCCATCTTCCAGGGAACTGGTGAGTGGAGTGGGGGTGAGGAttgtggagaggaggaggggacatcTTGTTTGTCTTCTCAACCTTTCCTTCACACCCCACCAATCAGGTGTGGTCTTTGCCAGTGGAAAGAATTGGAAAGCTCTTCGCCGATTCTCTCTGGCCACCCTAAAGGGCTTTGGGATGGGGAAGCGGAGGATCGAGGACCGAATCAAGGAGGAGGCTCAGTGTCTGGTGGAGGAGCTGCGGAGATTCCAGGGTGAGCCCAGGGCAAGGAGTTGAAGCTGCgatgaagacagagagaggatGTGACTGCTGGAGAGagattcagagacagagagagagagagagagagagatgcagagacagactgagggagagaggggagaaggagacagagacagaaaaagagaaagaggataagggagacagagtgagagagagactcggagggagagagagagagaggcagagaaagcagacagagagaaactgaagacaccACCAAAATGAACCCAGGAGCAGAACGAGCAAGGAAAAGACCtagaaagaaaaggtaaagagagacagagagtcaAGGGAACACAGAACGTCAGTGAGGCTGAGGAGACGGGGCATCAGGACAGACGGCATgagcagagagagaacagagaagaaggGGCTGAGTCTGAAATAAAGGGCCAAAGACCAGAGAAAGTCCGACCAAGACAGAGAccaagggaaacaaaaagagaCGCAGAGGTGGAGCCTCTCAGAAAGAAAAGGTGAGATGCAAAGACTCGATGAAATTCGAGGTGgccaagagaaagacagagaaatcaaaaAAGCCAGGATGGCACCAGCCAGGTCAGAGCCACCCAGGAGGGCAATGCAGGGGACCCCCCACCCCACGACAGACCTCTCCTCCTCAGGGGCCTATCTGGATCCCCACATCCTCTTTAACTCCACCATGGCCAACATCATCTGCTCCATTGTCTTTGGAGAGAGCTTTAATTACCAGGACCCCAGATTCTCACGGCTGCTACATTTACTGAATGATATCTCCACCATTTTCAGCTCCTCCTACAGCCAGGTGAGGCCAAAGATTCCACAGTGGGACAGGGTGGGTGGACTCTGGGAAGAGATAAGATGCTTTCTGTCCTGAACACCAAAACCAGAAGGGATCAAGAGGTCAGGTCTATGTGCGACACTCTAACCCCTGCACCCTCCCAGGTGAGGCCGTCAGTCCATGTTGGGGTGGAAACCAGGCCTCCGAGTAGAGTGGACTTTGAGAGAAGAAGCCTCAGCAGATGTGAGAGTGACTGGGGCAGGCTGCAGAGGTTCATgcaccactgtgtgtgtgtgtgtgtgtgtgtgtgtgtgtgtgtgtgtgtgtgtgtgtgtttgtgtgtgtgtctgttcggCTGGGATGCATGTTCTCCAAGCCCACGGGGTGAATGATGCAGCGCACAAAACCTACACCCACGGCACCAGCTCAGAGAACAGAACGGGTTCAGGGTCTTCCCTGCCGCCTTACAGGTGTTCGAGCTCCTCTCGAACATCATGAAACACTTTCCTGGCACACACACTCGCTTGCACAGCATCATTCAAGAACTGGGAGATTTTGTCACTGAGAACATTGAGAGGCACCGGAAGACGCTGGACCCCAGTGACCCAAAGGACTTCATTGATTCCTTCCTGCTCTACATGGACAAAGCAAGGGCTGCACCGGATTGCGGGTGGGTGGGAAAGAGACTGACGGCCGCACTACTGCCACTGAGTTCGTGCGTTTGGGTACGATGTACGTGTTCTTTAAATGTTGAAATACTTCCTTAAGGATTAGCAAGAAAGCCAGTGGTCCAACCCCTCTGCTGCCCattcctccctcagcctccccaagTCTTCCTCCTGGAATATGCCTTTAAAGAGGTAGTAACGAACTGAGTGAACCTGTGGGCCAAGAAGTTTTCCCTGAGTCTCTGCTCAGCCTTCCCCCGAATTCTGACAGGCCGAGATCCGACTCTGTTCTGACTGGTCAGAGGCCCAGGTCTATTCCGATTGGCTGGAGGCTGACGTCTTTTCTGATTGGTATGGCAAGTGCAGGTAACAGCTGTTAAGCATCTTCACTAGGACCGCTGGAGTGACAGCAGCAAGGGCCAATCAGGAGTGCAATGGTATCcgaggacagagagaaaaataacaaaaacttaaTTCCTGAGGAAAGTATAGCTCAAACGGTAGAGCGCACacctagcatacatgaggtcctgggttcaatcccgaacctccttaaaaaacaaaaacaaaaaaaacccctaattacctcttccccagaaattttttttttaaattaatgcctATTGTTCTTTGAGCACATCATACATTATATCCAAACAACCCCAGGTGACGAActaaggtacagagaggttaagttccTTGCCCAAAGACACCCAGCTAGTGCCTGAGTTTGAACCCAGGTATTTTGGCTCTCGAGCTCATCCTTTTGGTGCATTGTCAGCCTTGATTAGAGAAAGAAGGACAAGGAAAAAGAATAACGGACACAGAGTAACATGGTGTTCTCAGGGAAATAAGAAGACCCTGATACTGGGAATCTTTGCAAGGAGAGATGTTAAGGAATGTCCGTTGCCCCATCCAGGAACGCGCTCCACCAGAAGAATCTCGTCGACACGGTGCTCTCACTGTTCTTCGCTGGCACAGAGACCTCTGGTACCACGCTCAGCTTTGGTTTTCTACTCCTTCTTAAGAACCCAGATGTCTTAGGTGAGCTGGGCTTATGGTAAGTGGGATCTAGGGAAGGCTGAAGGTCTTTGAGGCCATGCTAGAAGGTGCTTGGGTGATGGGTGAAGACATACGCTTCTGTCCTGAGCcgtctgaaaaacaaaaaaatccacccCTACAGGGATTTGTAACTTACAACATAGGTTTGCTGCAGACAAAGTTCTTTGAAGTTGACCAAGCACTCTTGGGTTTGCAAAATATTATTCATTCAGTGAAATACCCTCTGGTTTAGAAGATATTTGTACTTATGAAGTGTCTTGTAATTTGCAAAATTCTTGGGCGATTGTTTAAGGTGATTTATGTTTTACAAAGAATGTTCCGGTCATAAAGCATTAGTATTCACAGCGCATTTTGCTATCTACAAAAGTACATGGCTCTTGACGCAACTCTCTGGGGTTGTCACTTTGAGGATGACAAAGAACTTGACTTTGTGAAGTATATTGCTGGTGTACAACTAATTAAAAACCCCTCCATTGGTTCTCATGCTGATGGTCTGCAGGTCAGCCTTGGAGAAACTCTTATCTGATCAAACTCCATTATTTTATAGGAATGAATTTAAGGCCAGAGTGGAGAATGACTTATCTAAGATCACATAGCAAGTCAGCGGGACAAAAGGATATGACACCAGTTTCAGCCACTACtcattttcagttggaaaaaaaaaggcgtccttaaatgttaaataaatttccACCCACACATCTTTACCCAAGTCCCTCCCATCATAAGTAGACTGGAACATCAGACAAGACTTCCCCACAAAGAAGCCGTCGACTTTCTTTCTCAGAGCTTTTATTGAGAAGGAACTATAACCCAACATCTTAGTAAAGAGTTTACAAGACCCTCCCATCAGGCTGTAGGTCATTTTTTAGGGCACTTGGTTGAGCCCACTGTTTATGGGCATTTATTGATGTCTCCCCTTCCCACCTTAACCATTCTTAGAGAAAATCCAGGCAGAAGTCGACAGAGTGATTGGTGAACACTGTCTCCCAGCCCTTGAAGATCAGGCAAAAATGCCTTATACAAATGCTGTCATCCACGAGGTTCAGAGATTCAATGACATCTTCCCCTTCAGTATCCCCCACTCAGTCATCAAGGACACTCACTTCCGGGGATATTATCTCCCTAAGGTGAGACCATCAGGGGTATGGAATCTTGGTTGGAAGGTGCTGTCTGCCCGTAGTCTTATGTTTCATGTCTCTGGTTGGTGGAATTTCCAGATTATCACGGGAGGGAGGAAGATGTTAGAAGTATAGACAagtcctttctcttttgttctgtcttatttatttttacctttatacGATGTTAGGTTTGCTGAAGAATGTACCATATACTTATTGAAACTTGTACAAtggtttttaaatagtttttttaaaagctattttatcATCTCTCCTACCTTTCTTCTTCATGAGAAGACATTCACAATTCGATGTTTCTTCTTCCACATTTACCTTAAGTTTATATGAACATATACAACAAATATATCCATATACACAAAGATTGGTTCATACTGTGTCTATCACTTTGCAACTTGTATATTCAGTGTGCATGTCACCTTCCCCTCCTATTTTTATGTCCAATTTgcaacttgttttattttgtgtgtaagtgtggctttccttttttttaatgtaacagtaTGCTGTAGATATATTGTCAGATCAACGTTTATGATACTAACTCATTTTTCCCACCATTGCAAATGTTCCCAGTGTAGATGTACCTAGGGATGATATTTACAATGTGTAATCACCCAAGAGGCAGCGTCCATCAGATTATATTCTGGCCCTAGTCCTGGAGTCAAGTCCTTGGAGGCTTCTGCTGGGCTAGTTGTGAACCATTTAGTTGATGAATCACAAAGAAGTCCATAGTATCTTGGGGAAGACGGTGAGGATCTCTAGAAGGTGGGACACAACTattgtaaatgaggcagaattatTTCAACACTTCTGCCTCTAACTGTAGAGCCATACAGTGGGTGAGGCTTATTATTAGCTGTAGATGTGAATTCACCACAATAGATTCAGCTACTCCATATGGGTGGCCATTTGAGTCCCCTTGTCTTTGGCGTCCTCGTAGGACACTACTGTATACTGCATCCTGAGCTCTGCCCTCAAAGACCCACACCACTTTGAGAAGCCAGATGCTTTCTACCCTGGCCACCTCCTGGATGCAGAAGGCAACTTCAGGAAGCAGGAAGTCTTCATCCCATTCTCCATGGGTAAGCTATGCCCTTCCTCTTCCTATGGGAACCCCTGCTCACCCTGCCCCACCGTGTGTGATTCCCTTTGTCCAACCCCAAACACTGTGTGAATATTTCAGAAAGAGATGAGGAttctgaaggaaagagaaagcaaaacatcTACAGAGACAAAGATGGTGTGAggtggaaggaaaaggaggaggtgTGATGTGGAAGGAAGATGGAGACTaactgaaagagagaaagagagagacaaagacacaCAATGCAGGCACTTGCAAACACAGAACAGACCAAAATTAGATCCATTATcaagcatctgctatgtgccaagaATGGGGAAAggcattttcagtttttcttttaaaattaaagtaactatttttttcaatttttaatacaaACAAGGAAGTAAAAGTTGAAAGTGAAAAATCATCAGTAATTTACCACCAAAACCAGACCTATTAATATTCCGAAGATGTCCAtcagaattttaattaatatttgcacAGACACAAAGGtagatgatggatagatagatagatatgtaggTAGGTAGTAGAAAGAacagtaagaaagaagaaagggaacagaaggcaggagaaagaaggagaactCATTGATTTATTTCTTGTTAGCCAGTTTCATTGTTAAAATCAAGTCCTGGACTAGAGTGACATCCAGGAGGCACTTAGGGCCCCCAAATTTAAGGAATATTCGCTTACAGGGCTGTGCAAGCACCCTGATTCAATCACTTTTCAAACAATTCAACTTTCAGCCACTGACTTGAAATTTATGtctcaattttttaatctatttaggtctatttctgtttttaaaaaaatatccacACTGATTCACTGGTCTGTCTTTTCTAGCTATATAATACTGTTTGTTTGAATtattatatatgcacatatgttttgatattttacagGTGCTAATCACTCTCCattactcttctttctttcacgtacacacacatgttatttttcttccaggtatactttagaattattttgtcaAAATCTCAAAAAACTGTATCACTGGGATTTTATCAAGATTAACCTGAATTTGTAGTTTGATTCCGGTAGCTCTGACAAATCTGCATGTTTGATATATCCCAGACAAAACAAGAATGTGTCCATTTAGTTCTTCTTGTATCACTTGGTGACATcctaaactttaatttttttaactaggTTTTGCATATTTCttactaaatttatttctaagaaatatgGGAGGAGTTGCTGCTATTATTCATGGAATCTCTTTGTCAACTCAGGCCACCATAACGGAATACCATAGAGTGGGctgcttgaacaacagaaattaattttctcccagttctggaggctggaagtccgataTCAGGGTGGCAGCATGGTCGGGTTCTGGCGaggtctctcttcctggcttgcagatggccgccttcttgctgtgtcctcatatgaGAGTGAGGTTCTGgtatctcttcttcttcttctttttttttttttaattgaagtatagttggtttacaacgctgtattaatttctggtgtacagcacagtgattcaactatacataaatatacatatatattccttttcatattatttttcattataggttattacagggtattcaatatagttccctgtgctgtacagtagggccttgctgtttatctcaCTTCCTGTTCTTATAAGAACTCTATCGCATCATGGACGCCCCACCCTAACAAGCTCATCTAAACCCCATGACCTTCCAAGGCCCCTTCTCAAAATACtatcacattaggggttagggctGCAACACACACATTTTggaaggacacaattcagtccataatactCTTCTAACATAGTATTTTACATTGTTTAATAGTATATCAGAAATCCACTGGGCTTTTGGGGTGTCTAtttctgtcaaaactgagcaatTTCCTTATGTTTCTTTTGTAACTAACAGTTTTTCGTTTATTCTCTTGGGTTCTCCAAGTAATTGGTGTTA
This region of Camelus ferus isolate YT-003-E chromosome 9, BCGSAC_Cfer_1.0, whole genome shotgun sequence genomic DNA includes:
- the LOC102510644 gene encoding LOW QUALITY PROTEIN: cytochrome P450 2B11-like (The sequence of the model RefSeq protein was modified relative to this genomic sequence to represent the inferred CDS: inserted 1 base in 1 codon; substituted 1 base at 1 genomic stop codon) gives rise to the protein MALSVILFLILIGLLLLWGHRSSXGRLPPGPWPLPFLGNILQMSHKGLLKALLALWERYENVFTIYMESRLVVILWGYEAVREALVDGAEAFSGXGHITVLEPIFQGTGVVFASGKNWKALRRFSLATLKGFGMGKRRIEDRIKEEAQCLVEELRRFQGAYLDPHILFNSTMANIICSIVFGESFNYQDPRFSRLLHLLNDISTIFSSSYSQVFELLSNIMKHFPGTHTRLHSIIQELGDFVTENIERHRKTLDPSDPKDFIDSFLLYMDKARAAPDCGNALHQKNLVDTVLSLFFAGTETSGTTLSFGFLLLLKNPDVLEKIQAEVDRVIGEHCLPALEDQAKMPYTNAVIHEVQRFNDIFPFSIPHSVIKDTHFRGYYLPKDTTVYCILSSALKDPHHFEKPDAFYPGHLLDAEGNFRKQEVFIPFSMGKCLCLDESLAHAELFLFLTSMLQNSLGPPKALEDIDLTPKTEGLGRVCPPFQVCFLPHGGG